The Plasmodium knowlesi strain H genome assembly, chromosome: 5 genome has a window encoding:
- a CDS encoding small GTP-binding protein sar1, putative: MFIINWFRDILAHLGLSQKSARILFLGLDNAGKTTLLHMLKDDRVAQHVPTLHPHSEELVVGKIKFKTFDLGGHETARRIWRDYFAAVDAVVFMIDTTDRSRFDEAREELRHLLETEELSNVPFVVLGNKIDKPDAASEDELRQHLNLFSNLTVHNMKGNSGVRPVELFMCSVIRRMGYAAAFKWISQFLT, from the exons atgttcatcATAAATTG gTTTAGGGACATCTTGGCACATTTGGGCCTATCACAGAAGAGTGCAAGGATATTATTTTTAG GTCTCGACAACGCCGGGAAGACAACTCTCCTGCACATGTTAAAAGACGATCGGGTGGCCCAGCATGTACCCACTTTGCACCCCCATTCAGAAGAACTAGTtgtgggaaaaataaaattcaaaaCATTTGACCTTGGAGGGCATGAAACGGCAAGAAGAATCTGGAGAGATTATTTCGCAGCAGTTGATGCTGTCGTATTTATGATCGATACAACGGACAGGTCCAGATTTGATGAGGCAAGAGAGGAGTTAAGGCACCTCCTTGAAACGGAAGAACTAAGTAATGTCCCCTTTGTTGTTTTAGGTAATAAAATAGACAAGCCTGATGCAGCTAGCGAAGATGAATTAAGACAACATTTAAATTTATTCTCCAATTTGACTGTACATAACATGAAGGGAAATTCAGGGGTCAGGCCAGTTGAGCTCTTCATGTGTAGCGTTATAAGAAGGATGGGTTACGCAGCGGCCTTCAAATGGATATCGCAGTTTTTGACGTGA